One Tursiops truncatus isolate mTurTru1 chromosome 3, mTurTru1.mat.Y, whole genome shotgun sequence DNA segment encodes these proteins:
- the SOWAHA gene encoding ankyrin repeat domain-containing protein SOWAHA — protein MALAAAAAAAAAGVSQAAVLGFLQENGGKVRDSELRSRFKPLLDAGDPRGRAARRDRFKQFVNDVAVVKELDGVKFVVLRKKPRPREGPESLPSCFLSTPVASAPPSKITSVSQGETAASGAPSLASAQRAVEPPEDPAPPSEPQDTPGAPASEPTQLTKELLLVPARQSGMPSEPQITAFELAQPSEGLSADVAPPSMAPSEAALPHAEPPDPEPAPGLTKGPPPPAPRALPQKPCMLPVRCVPGPAALRIRAEEQGLRRQLSEEPSPRSSPLLLRRLSVEESGLGLSLGPGRSPHLRRLSRAGPRLLSPDTEEVPAAPPPSAVPLEPAEHEWLVRAAGGRWTHQLHGLLLRDLGLAAKRDFMSGFTALHWAAKSGDLEMVQQLVEIARRGGARVDVNARSHGGYTPLHLAALHGHEDAAVLLVVRLGAQVQVRDHSGRRAYQYLPSGASYALRRLLGDPILRSSTEPDATAGGSGSFAARRPVQVAATILSSTTSAFLGVLADDLMLQDLARGMRKSGSLSKFLGASPTAPRKKTKTRSSLQVFSEISRRPIPGPLAGLAPSLPPAT, from the coding sequence ATGGCGCtggccgcggccgccgccgctgCGGCCGCCGGAGTGAGCCAGGCGGCAGTGCTGGGCTTTCTGCAGGAGAACGGCGGAAAGGTGCGCGACTCTGAGCTGCGGAGCCGCTTCAAGCCGCTGCTGGATGCCGGCGACCCACGCGGCCGCGCCGCCCGCAGGGACCGTTTCAAGCAGTTTGTCAACGACGTGGCCGTGGTGAAGGAGCTCGACGGCGTCAAATTTGTGGTGCTGAGGAAGAAGCCGCGGCCCCGGGAGGGACCAGagtcccttccctcctgcttcctgaGCACCCCGGTGGCATCAGCCCCGCCGTCGAAGATCACCTCCGTCTCACAGGGGGAAACCGCTGCTTCGGGGGCTCCATCCTTGGCCTCGGCGCAGAGGGCAGTGGAACCACCTGAGGACCCGGCTCCGCCATCAGAGCCACAGGACACCCCCGGGGCTCCGGCCTCTGAGCCCACTCAGCTGACTAAGGAGCTGCTGTTAGTCCCAGCCCGGCAGTCAGGGATGCCCTCGGAGCCCCAGATTACAGCCTTTGAGCTGGCCCAGCCCTCCGAGGGACTCTCTGCAGACGTGGCCCCACCGTCCATGGCACCGTCGGAGGCAGCTTTGCCCCATGCAGAACCGCCAGACCCGGAACCTGCGCCTGGGCTGACAAAAGGGCCGCCACCACCCGCTCCGCGCGCGCTGCCTCAAAAGCCCTGCATGCTGCCCGTGCGCTGCGTCCCGGGCCCCGCGGCGCTCCGGATCCGGGCGGAGGAGCAGGGCCTGCGTCGGCAGCTGTCGGAGGAGCCCAGCCCACGTAGCTCCCCGCTGCTGCTGCGGCGGCTCTCAGTTGAGGAGTCCGGCCTGGGCCTCAGCCTGGGCCCCGGCCGCTCCCCGCACCTGAGGCGCCTGTCGCGCGCCGGCCCTCGCCTGCTGAGCCCGGACACCGAGGAGGTGCCCGCCGCACCGCCGCCGTCCGCCGTACCCCTGGAGCCGGCCGAACACGAGTGGCTAGTGCGGGCTGCCGGGGGCCGTTGGACCCACCAGCTGCACGGGCTGCTGCTACGCGACCTCGGCCTGGCGGCCAAACGCGACTTCATGTCTGGTTTCACGGCCCTGCATTGGGCCGCCAAGAGTGGCGACCTCGAGATGGTGCAGCAGCTGGTGGAGATCGCGCGGCGTGGAGGCGCGCGGGTCGACGTGAACGCGCGCTCACACGGCGGCTACACGCCGCTGCACCTGGCAGCTCTGCATGGCCATGAGGATGCAGCGGTGCTGCTGGTGGTCCGCCTGGGTGCGCAGGTGCAGGTGCGTGACCACAGCGGGCGGCGCGCTTACCAGTACCTGCCGTCCGGCGCCTCGTACGCGCTTCGCCGCCTACTTGGCGACCCCATCCTGCGAAGCTCTACCGAGCCCGATGCGACCGCTGGTGGTAGTGGCAGTTTTGCGGCCCGGCGCCCGGTGCAGGTGGCCGCCACCATCCTCAGTTCCACCACCAGCGCGTTTCTGGGCGTCCTGGCCGACGACCTGATGCTCCAGGATCTGGCTCGAGGCATGAGGAAGTCAGGCTCCTTAAGCAAATTCTTGGGTGCCTCGCCCACGGCTCCTcgtaaaaagacaaaaacccgCAGTAGTCTGCAGGTCTTTTCAGAAATCTCCCGTCGACCCATTCCGGGGCCCTTGGCTGGTCTAGCGCCCAGCCTACCCCCAGCAACCTGA